A window from Shewanella livingstonensis encodes these proteins:
- a CDS encoding DUF938 domain-containing protein: MPQSLSLEQLPFSQACDNNKQPILTLLAEWFANRVNILEIGSGTGQHSVYFAKHLPHARWQPSDQQHYLPTLQSRLNIQTSPNLQHAIPLDVIQPWPQFTSQIDAIFTANTLHIMSKTMVEAFFVGVGHVLADSGSLVIYGPFNYQGQFTSDSNQQFNLWLQHNNPDSGIRDIEWISQLAKLQGLTLQEDIAMPANNRLLHFIK, encoded by the coding sequence ATGCCTCAATCATTATCATTAGAACAACTGCCTTTTTCACAAGCTTGTGACAATAATAAGCAGCCAATATTAACTCTATTAGCAGAGTGGTTTGCCAATAGGGTTAATATACTCGAAATAGGCAGTGGCACAGGTCAACACAGCGTCTACTTTGCCAAGCATCTTCCGCATGCACGCTGGCAACCCAGCGATCAACAACATTATTTGCCTACCCTGCAATCTCGGCTCAATATACAAACATCACCCAATTTACAACATGCTATCCCACTGGATGTAATACAACCTTGGCCTCAGTTTACGTCACAAATTGACGCTATATTCACCGCAAATACGCTGCATATTATGAGTAAGACAATGGTTGAAGCTTTTTTTGTCGGTGTTGGTCATGTATTGGCTGACTCCGGCTCACTGGTCATCTATGGTCCATTTAATTATCAGGGCCAATTTACCAGTGACAGTAATCAACAATTTAATTTATGGCTGCAACATAATAACCCTGATAGTGGTATCCGCGATATTGAATGGATCAGCCAATTAGCAAAGCTACAAGGGCTAACACTTCAAGAAGATATTGCTATGCCTGCCAATAATAGACTGCTACATTTTATTAAATAA
- a CDS encoding response regulator transcription factor, with the protein MKLENLNIIIADDHPLFRNALRLALSNAFENTQWFEADSAEALQKVLDEKETSFDLILLDLQMPGSHGYSTLIHLRTHHPDIPVVVISAHEDINTISRAIHYGSSGFIPKSASMEALTDALNAVLDGDIWLPKGTQIVKVPDDPTDKMANRLSDLTPQQYRVLQMFAEGLLNKQIAYDFGVSEATIKAHATAIFRKLGVRNRTQAVIALQQLEMDRIDIS; encoded by the coding sequence ATGAAGCTCGAAAATTTAAACATCATCATTGCCGATGACCATCCATTATTTCGTAACGCCTTAAGGCTAGCACTGAGTAATGCATTTGAAAACACGCAATGGTTTGAGGCAGACAGTGCCGAAGCATTACAAAAGGTTCTTGATGAAAAAGAGACCTCATTTGACTTGATTTTACTTGACCTACAAATGCCAGGTTCACACGGTTACTCAACACTTATCCACCTTAGAACTCATCATCCTGACATCCCTGTAGTTGTGATTTCTGCCCATGAAGACATCAATACCATAAGCAGAGCAATTCATTATGGTAGCAGTGGCTTTATTCCTAAGTCAGCTTCCATGGAAGCCTTGACCGATGCGCTAAATGCGGTATTAGATGGTGATATTTGGTTACCAAAAGGGACTCAGATTGTGAAAGTCCCTGATGATCCAACTGACAAAATGGCTAATCGATTATCTGATTTAACCCCGCAACAATATCGGGTGTTACAGATGTTTGCTGAAGGTTTACTCAACAAACAAATTGCTTATGATTTTGGGGTGTCAGAAGCTACTATTAAAGCGCATGCAACGGCAATATTTCGTAAACTAGGCGTTCGCAATCGTACCCAAGCGGTGATAGCATTACAGCAATTAGAAATGGATAGAATTGATATCTCGTAA
- a CDS encoding acyl-CoA thioesterase, with protein sequence MSLAQNPAQTQNHFPDDIAARISQSEARVIKAIFPSNTNHHNTLFGGDALAWMDETAFIAATRFCRKSLVTVSSDRIDFKKAIPAGSLAELIANVIYVGNTSLKVEVNIYVEDMYTDHREHAIRGVFTFVAVDEDRNPTQVWPHN encoded by the coding sequence ATGTCCCTTGCTCAAAACCCCGCACAAACACAAAACCATTTCCCTGATGACATTGCAGCACGTATTTCTCAATCTGAAGCGCGTGTTATTAAGGCCATTTTCCCTTCTAATACCAATCACCATAACACCTTATTTGGTGGTGATGCGTTAGCATGGATGGACGAAACAGCCTTTATCGCCGCCACCCGTTTTTGCCGTAAATCGTTAGTGACTGTGAGTTCCGATCGTATCGATTTTAAAAAGGCGATACCCGCTGGCAGCTTGGCAGAACTCATTGCCAATGTGATTTATGTCGGTAATACATCCCTCAAAGTTGAAGTGAACATTTATGTAGAAGATATGTACACAGATCATCGCGAACATGCCATACGTGGAGTGTTTACTTTTGTTGCAGTAGATGAAGACAGAAATCCAACCCAAGTGTGGCCGCACAATTAA
- a CDS encoding Rho-binding antiterminator, translating into MSPIKCESYDYIEIICLYRYMVKLTLTDGTHIQGQFDRTLYISRDQQKHEAIAGINQQQQAVEVILTDIKSIDVLSKNPSFTHITLIE; encoded by the coding sequence ATGAGCCCTATTAAATGTGAGAGTTACGATTACATCGAGATCATCTGTTTATATCGCTATATGGTTAAGCTGACATTAACAGATGGAACCCATATACAAGGTCAATTTGATCGAACATTGTATATTAGCCGCGATCAACAAAAACACGAAGCCATCGCAGGCATTAATCAACAACAGCAAGCGGTAGAAGTGATTTTAACCGATATAAAATCAATTGACGTGCTCAGTAAAAATCCCTCATTTACCCACATTACGCTAATTGAATAA
- a CDS encoding SixA phosphatase family protein produces the protein MRQSTTRILIGFMSLISVSLMAQSPVTAQVTLNNATSNQVIFIVRHAEKLDGKDPDLSEQGKLRALRLATVLSSTSLNKVYSTDYNRTRETATAVTQDQQVELSIYDPRDMAAFTQQLLTEQGNILVVGHSNTSTGLVEGLGADKQLPIDDASEFDRLYIVTLNANKQMVSTVLLRY, from the coding sequence ATGAGACAATCAACCACCAGAATACTTATCGGCTTTATGAGCTTAATAAGTGTATCGTTAATGGCGCAATCGCCAGTAACCGCTCAAGTTACGCTTAACAATGCCACCAGCAATCAAGTTATTTTTATAGTTCGACATGCAGAAAAACTTGACGGTAAAGATCCCGATTTATCCGAACAAGGAAAATTACGAGCCCTACGTTTAGCGACAGTGTTATCCAGCACGTCGTTAAATAAAGTGTACTCAACAGACTATAACCGAACTCGTGAAACGGCCACTGCCGTTACCCAAGATCAACAAGTGGAATTGAGTATTTATGATCCTCGCGATATGGCCGCTTTTACCCAACAGCTATTAACTGAGCAAGGGAATATTCTGGTGGTCGGTCACAGTAATACTTCGACAGGTTTAGTCGAAGGACTCGGAGCTGACAAGCAGCTACCAATTGATGACGCCAGTGAGTTTGATCGTTTATATATTGTGACTCTAAATGCAAACAAGCAAATGGTATCAACAGTATTACTACGTTATTAA